The genomic stretch GAAGTCTGCTTGTCATGATAATGTATAATTTCCTTAAACTTCatgataaattttgatttaccaTCCAGAAAGATTAAGATGTTGAACTAGTATCCTCTAATGCTTTTCCTAGTTTGTTATTGGTTCCAAAAGGATAATACTACTGCACCACAGGAAAGAGGACCTGGATGATGAAAGAACAGTGCCCACCCCCGGTTTTCCCAAAAACTTCTTTCACAAAGATTTACATTTTACTCTACAAGAGTCCTTGATAttgaaaattgatgagctccAACACCTATATAACCTCATGACACAGGTCTTCCCAAAAAACAatagggtattttggtaaaacTATTAACAATTCCACTAAACTCATATTTACAGGTCAAATTTCGTGGGCCTCTGATGCTTTGAATTTTAAACACTTAGAAGATCCTAGAGAAGAAAAGTTCCAAAACCATCACCCCAGACCTATCCCTACTTAACCTGTCGATCATAATTTGActtcatcctcttcaagttTCTTTCAAGCAAGCAACCAACAAAGAGAGCAAGTataatccaaaaactcatttgaGCACAGTGGAACTGATTTTGACCAAGTCGCaacccacccacccccacccccacccccaacccaaaaaaagtcATATTAAATAAGTTTACAAATAGATCTACAGTTTCTGACATGTACTATAGAATAACTGTATAAACAGAAAAGGTCTTCCTAACACTAAGAACAGAGACAAGGTATTACAGAGGCAAAAGCAGTGAAAAGTTACTCAATCATTGGCTGGAAATTTAAGTTAAGCACTCTAATATGGATGTTATCTCTTTGAAGCCCATCATTTTTCTCTGTGCAGTTCTATTTTCATGGGAGAGTGTTCCCCAGAATGCCAGTGTGGGATGAATTGTTTGGGCACTGCGGAGAACGGTATCATTCAAAAGGGCCTACATGGTCAGGGTAAGAGAGAAAACAATCAAAAAATCACATGTGAGAGTACAATAGTACACTGGCATTGTGGGAAACTTCTTCCATTATTTTCACTGTGgaaatttatttttagaaaactaAGACAGGTTAACAAGTAATATGGAAGAAAATGGAGTCACCTTCTGTCATTTCTTAAACTCAATCTCCGTTCTTGCCAATGCATTGTACTGTGTCAAAAATTCCCACTGATTCTTCTTGAACCGAAAGTTTCTGACCAGGCTCGCCTCCTTATGGTTTCAGATAATAGAAAATTGAATCAAAAGAACAAACATACATGTTAgaacataattaaaaaaagtaaaagcctAAAGCAGATCGTCATAAAATTCAGTAAAAACTAAAGAGTAATACAACCATCGATGAAACAAGGACATTTACTAAATGAGCCATTGAAGAGCTACCTAGGAATCATTAATGATAAAATGCAGACTGTAGAAAcggaaaaaattgaaaaatctttAAGGTTTTTTGTAATTATCTAATTTGAGAATCCCTTGAAAAAAATGGTTGAAGCTTAAAAATGACCTTGTATCCATCCTCCCTATGTGCTATAGAATAAGTTATAACAAATTTACAATACACAACAGACCAACAAATCAGCACTTTCTTTGCTAAGGCTTTGAAATGTTCATTGAGAATACTACTTGAATCTCAAAATTTATTGTAGGCTAAATAGAATATTTGTTCTAAATGTTGAATCACACCATTATTAAGATTGAAAAGGCAAAATATGAGCTAGCAATTTTTTACCAAGAAATGGCACAAATGAACACTAATTCAAAAGCGACACATCCGAAATGTTAAAACATGCCAATAAAATCTAAAAGGTAACAACATCAGcaaagaagctgatgcaaagaaCTTGACAAAAGCATTTGCTAGGCACACCAAAGATCTCCAACACTCTTCTAAAAATTTAGCCCTCACGCATGAACAATGATTAAAACAAGCAACCATATCAATGAGTCAATCATTTCAAGCCCTAACAGCAATCTTCCTACTCACATGCCAGAAGAACAGATACTTATCTGGTTTACCTCAACCAACTGTATCATGTGTGATTTCCTGGAGAAGATGTGCAGCAATTAAGGGATCAAAAGTTGAATTAGGCTGGTAGTGCATTCTCGTTTCAGCAGTGGTTACCATGGCAGAACATAAGTTGAGGCTGCAAAAGAAAACCAGTCGATCAGGGAAACATGTCACTCAAGAAGGTTCCAATCATGACTTCATCCAACAGCCAGAAAGAATAAATTGAAGAATGAACACCCTTACCCAGAATAGAACAGTACTTTGTGGCCATCTCTATTGGTCTGTGGCAACTAAAGTTGTGCACATATGAATGAAATGGGATCCTTACAGTCCAATCAATCAAGTTAAAATGATCTTAAACTAACTACCATGGGAGACTGTTCTAGGTGACATGAGTAGATGGTTTTTTCACACATTGAAAAGAATATAAATCTTTGCTGTTACCAACATCAAATAAAGCTTTAAACCTGTCAAAGATATTCGTAAAATAACATTATGGTCGCAATCAAATTTCCTGGGGCTGTAACTTTTATCCCTCGTAAATCTCTTATAAttgtgagagagagacagacagagGGAATGAATGAACCATACTAGCCAAGGGAAATGCAAGTCATGATGTTAACCCATATGATTGCTATTCTCTCAATTTGATAGCAACTTAGAGAAACCCCAAAACATGTCACCAGTACACATCAACTAGGGTGGCAGAACTTGTTGACCTATCAAAATGATAAACAAAAATTGAGATGTATCTCTCATTTTATTATCAATAACCTGTTATATCCAATCAATCCAGATGCTAGCATCAGTAGGACTGGGTTCCATTTGACCAGGTTGTTTAACCCATGACGACCTTGAACTTTCAGATCATATAAAGTTTACCAATGTACAAAAATTAGAAGGAATAAGAAGCAAAGAACAAATAAATTGCATTGTCTATGGCTTTTCAAATTAACAGCTACTGAGCTACCCAAGTTTAAAGACCATCTAGAAATCTGATTTTGAGGGGAAGCATTAGAAAAGCATTGGTAACTAACTACTTGGAAAACCTTTCTTAGTTAAATGTTTTTGCAAGGAAAAATGTCACCAACATCAGTTGAAAATAATGTCTACCCCGTGCCTGTGTAAATGTGCATGAGAACAATTGGGCATTTCAGAAAGGAAACCCTCGTGTTAGATAGCCTGACTGCTTGAGTTCCGTTAAAAATTGGGCACAGGTTACATTGCAATTGGTTCTCCTGTTCGATCCAGTAGTGTGATCAAATATCATTAccaaatgtttatttttttcccttcttattttcattgaattttgtgTAACAAAACCACCCAATTGATTCATTGGAAAAACAAAACTCTAAGCTTGCATGAACAGATGATTACATTTTTGACATTCCATTCCTCCTATTATACCCCTTCACTAAAAGGGGTATAGAAATAACAGAGATTGCAATCATATACAAGAACAAAGATCAAATCAAAGCGGATACTGGTTTTCTTTCTATAAGCAGTACCAATCATTTCATTTAAATGATCCAATCACTGCCGGCGCTTGATGGACTTATGCGATCCTGCAGTAGCATTGCCTTCCTCCAATCTCCGACCACGAGTCCGAAATGCTACTCCATCCGGGATAGCACTCAGTGGAGAGGAACTACTAGTCTTTTCATTGGCACTGGATCTCCTGTTCTTTTGAAGCCTTGCTGGACTGCTCTCAGGTTCTTCTACTTCTGGATCATCCTCATTGAGAAGCAAAGCTCTTCGTCGTCGAGGAAGAGGAGAGGAGCGGGGAACTGAATTGGTTGTCGGTTCACTGCTCCTGTTCCGGTTCTTCTGTTGAGGACTTGCCATGCTAGTTTCTATAGAAACAGGGGAGTCGTTGCCAGGCACCTTAGACTTCCCTTTAGAATTCCCCTTCCTCGCAGTTACTGTACTAACAACAGCAGCATCAGCAGAAGCAGACTTGTCGAAGTCATCTCTAAGTTTCCTCGCTGAGTTTTTGCGAAGAGGAGTCCTCGcgacctcttcttcctccttttctgaTTCTTCATCCGCATCATCTTCATTGAGAAGCAGAGCCTGTAGtcgaggagaaagagaaaacgaTGAGGGAGAGACAGAAGTCGAAGTGGGTTTTTTGTTCATACCcggcttcttcttcctcttaaaGGTCCTCTCCTGCTGGGCTCTTAGCTTCTTGATGCTGCCCTCGATCCTGCCCTGAAGCCTGAGGCGCTTGAAGCTGAAACCACCCATGGACCAATGAGCATCGTTGGCCCAGGTGAGAAACGGATCTAGGACAGGCAGCGGCGGGTCCACCCTACTCCCATCGTCGCTCAGCTTCACGTCGGTGTAGATTCGGGGCCTCGGCAGGCTGCTTCCGTAGAACTTCCCCGGACCCAAAGCCACGACCATGGCGACTGGcttcagaaaaagaaaacctagAGGTTAATAGCGTAAGAGAGAGACCCTGAGACGAAAGAGATGGCGCTAACTGTTCTCGTGTACGCCACTTTTTATAATGGGAGAGAGAGGTGGGTGTGTCATTGTTGGCAATGTGGTTGATGGACTGGTGCTATGGTGGGAAATCGGGCGCGGGGGGATTTGGCGCCAATAATTTTGGCGGTAAAAACGAAAATGTTGAAAGCCAATCCCGCCATTGCAAAACAAGCAATTCGATCGGCACATGTCAAGAGTGGATAAATTCCCACCCATCGATGGTTAAAGGCTCAAAGCTCTTGCCCTTTTGAATGAAATGCCGAAAGTGCCCAGAGTCTCATCTACCAGCTCTGCCtttacttcttttcttttttttttctttttttttttttttttttttttttttttcttttggtagaaagCTCTCACTTTATTTCTAGGATAATTTACAGCACCATCCCATGGATAATGTCAGTATTGTAGAAACATCTCCTCTCTTTCACTAAATTATGCTCAAACCCCCTGTCGTCAATCTTAGTTACAGAATGTCTCAAATGTTGATGTcagcagtttttttttcctaagtaCCATAATACCCTTCAAAATATTGAAGTATCGGTATTACCCTCACTTACACACACTCCTTAACCCCAAATCTCCTGAAATGCTGACATTAGCACCCCACGGATCTCCATCATAACTTCTCCCAACCGTGCAACCTAAGATGAACAGTCCTTGTCGGCTGACGACACTGTGATAATGGCGAGTTTTCCATCTCCTGGTACTCTTTCTTCATCTCATTTATCGTTTTCTCTTTTGTAACCCTAGATGCGAGTTGGGACCTCTCTTTTTCGTTGAAAATATTCGGCAATGATCGAAACTTTCATTGGAGATTGCTCTGTTTGAATATGCCGAGGTCGTTGACGGTGGTTCTTCGGTTAAGATCACTCGTCCTTTTGGTTTCCAGCGTTGGGCGGGCCTTTCGTTATCTTATTTAAACGCTAACTTAATATACTGCAGGCCATCACTCAGCCGAACAAGATAGAACTCATCATTCTGAAAGCGCTTGTCTGCAAAAGCAATTGCATTTTTTTCCAGTTGGAATCTCTCCGGATCGATGGGTCGATTCAGGTGTAGATACAGTGCTTTATGCCCCTCTATTACATCCACATCATGACCGGTAAGGGATTGGGAGGTGGTACTAAAGAAATAATGATGATGCAAAGACCACTTCCATTACTTATTCCATATTTTAGAAAAATGTTTCATTCAAGCATGTCCTCGACCGCTTTGTTCCGTATCAATAATTATCCCCTTCGGATTTCACCCAAGAAACAATCTTCCCGTCAATCATGGTGGAGCTCAGTGCCAACATGAAAATCTCTCAGACCTATGCCTGAATCAAAATCCGGTTTGAAGGGTTGTTTGTGAGGGTCGAGAGAGCTAATGGGCTAAAGATATACCTAGTGAGGGGATTTACGTTCAAATCCACTGTGCAAATTGGTATTCTATTATTCTGCTAGCTATAAAAGAATTGGATGAGGATGGCCGGGGTTGAAGTTGAACCCAATCGTCGCGGcgatctactttttttttttttttaattgcaattGCTGGCTCTGCCACTATAAATGTGGAATTTGAGTTCCACTCAAGAGTTTTACTAAAACAAAATTGAGTTCAAAATCCAATTCATCTCAAAATTAACATGAAGCATGAAACATGGAAGTAACCCtcaattttctttcatttgggttggggtttttgtCCGATGATCAGAAAAGAGGGCAACCGCAAAACCACTTCCTCCATCTCAATTGGGTATGATCGCAATATAGGATCTTGAAGAATTGGCTTTGTGTCATCCTTAGCTGGTATGAATGGAGGCTTTTGTGCTCTACTGAAACTCTTGACTTATTCGCTTTCACTCGATTTGATCAAAATTTCTAAAGCTTTCATTGATTCACCACTAAATCAAAACTTCCACTTCATCACCGCGATCTACCTCCTTAAAGAGCAACTATAGTGGTAGCCGCGATGATAGTGATGGTCTTGTAGAAACAACACAAAAAATTCCCATTTCGCAATACCCATAAGAAGAATAACCAAGATGGAATTTAATCTTCTGTAATCATGAAGAGTGGTGTCTGATCATAAAATCCGACAcccttgttcttttatttttgggaccAAGTCACATTTTGTTAAGGCAAGGTGAGAAGGGAAAGGATGAAGGTTGAGATTTTCCCATGGCAATCCAATTGCTGTTGTTTATGGTGTGCTATACTAGAGGAATTCGCGGCGCCTCTGCCTCTACCGACTCATTGAGTAAATAttccattttaattttatatattccTATAATTagttttgtttatttgttttagttaaaagggtaaaaatatcatttcaaaTTTGTACTTAACGGAGACTACCAACAAGGGGTATGAACataatttggtaaaagagagggggtgttcctataataatggcattttccaaggggtggcactgtaaattacccttatttctATTCAACAAATTAAAAGCAGCTCTACCTTGATCCAACATGAGTttcaaacacaaagaaaataaataagtaaaatctTTGGGGCTATTTTGATATGTCAAATATTCTTTCATATATCATATTGATCTAAATATATGAAGAGCAATAGCCAAATGACACGTGGAAAACACTATAAAGTTTTTGTAACAAAATCATTTGAAGGCATTTCACCGCAACATTGCTCCActgcaaataatttttttctgaaatttccTTGAATTGTTGGTGCTCGTACAAATATGTTATTCACTTAATGGAGAGGTAAAGGAATAGATAAATTTGTCATTGCAATATATGGGGCCAATATATGTGAATGATATTAGCTTTTCAGGACTATTTAATATGGTTGATTATGATATTTGCTACTGAAGATGGAGCTCCTCGAGGAAGGGGATATAGAGCCATAGGATATAGGGGCAATACCAGTAATCTACGATCAATTCATAGATTTGTATTTTGG from Macadamia integrifolia cultivar HAES 741 chromosome 14, SCU_Mint_v3, whole genome shotgun sequence encodes the following:
- the LOC122060995 gene encoding uncharacterized protein LOC122060995; this encodes MVVALGPGKFYGSSLPRPRIYTDVKLSDDGSRVDPPLPVLDPFLTWANDAHWSMGGFSFKRLRLQGRIEGSIKKLRAQQERTFKRKKKPGMNKKPTSTSVSPSSFSLSPRLQALLLNEDDADEESEKEEEEVARTPLRKNSARKLRDDFDKSASADAAVVSTVTARKGNSKGKSKVPGNDSPVSIETSMASPQQKNRNRSSEPTTNSVPRSSPLPRRRRALLLNEDDPEVEEPESSPARLQKNRRSSANEKTSSSSPLSAIPDGVAFRTRGRRLEEGNATAGSHKSIKRRQ